One window from the genome of Rhodococcus sp. ABRD24 encodes:
- a CDS encoding TetR/AcrR family transcriptional regulator codes for MSETLGLRDRKKVATRIALSEAAARLVKERGIELVTADMIASEAGVSTRTFHNYFSCKEEAVLHHLEAQVLEWADWLRERPADEPILDSLELVVVRALAESGRQLEEMKALVDFIDSSPTLLAKKMEMHVRLTPMLDEVIAERTGASGLYPGLLQMVVGAACKASLDLWMSGRSSAENPEQLVREAFVHLRSGLTAPTR; via the coding sequence GTGAGTGAAACGCTCGGTCTGCGGGACCGGAAGAAGGTGGCGACGCGCATCGCGCTCAGCGAGGCCGCCGCCCGCCTCGTCAAGGAGCGGGGCATCGAACTCGTCACCGCCGACATGATCGCGTCCGAGGCCGGTGTGTCCACCCGTACGTTCCACAACTATTTCTCCTGCAAGGAGGAAGCCGTCCTGCACCATCTCGAGGCGCAGGTGCTCGAGTGGGCCGATTGGTTGCGTGAACGACCGGCCGACGAACCCATCCTGGATTCGCTCGAGCTCGTCGTGGTGCGTGCACTTGCCGAGTCCGGTCGACAACTCGAGGAGATGAAGGCGCTCGTCGACTTCATCGACTCGAGCCCCACTCTGCTGGCCAAGAAGATGGAGATGCACGTACGGCTCACACCGATGCTCGACGAGGTCATCGCCGAGCGCACCGGGGCCTCCGGCCTCTACCCGGGCCTGCTGCAGATGGTGGTCGGCGCCGCCTGCAAGGCATCGCTCGACCTGTGGATGAGCGGTCGGTCGTCGGCCGAGAACCCCGAGCAACTCGTCCGTGAGGCCTTCGTCCACCTGCGTTCAGGTCTTACCGCCCCCACGCGCTAG